A window from Apostichopus japonicus isolate 1M-3 chromosome 2, ASM3797524v1, whole genome shotgun sequence encodes these proteins:
- the LOC139980202 gene encoding G-protein coupled receptor moody-like translates to MKEICPAQVAYFNSSEVLSPTEYHQSIFLFVIEFGYLFVVMVVAASVNILVMIAILRIPMLRRNKNNILVLNLIIMDLCTTLGSMPFALADLFWTGYFICHQLLCRVHGFFALLGCFGNFSAIVLISIYRCINIVTGTKFTIQKKHLIIMIAIGWLCACLVTMPSISGLTSSPAYTLGTHHCTPSWGDSCAFYTICIAIMYLGTIPTLIICYALIQVEVTRSADRVGKYMNESCRADSPMDDSNNGRKLTVDERNRDFTETKGNDKMTSAIPTISETMQSRGGGICRRGRFKSKRTPPRRIKRTDRKVALAAMLLILTTTVCWTPYFIVHSCRLKIDPTHAQQVFAMWVAYTNAALDPIIYTILNTKIRRAVLQQLHLSPRCC, encoded by the exons atgaaGGAAATTTGTCCTGCTCAGGTCGCTTACTTTAATTCCTCTGAAGTGCTCTCACCCACTGAATACCACCAGAGTATATTTCTGTTTGTCATCGAGTTTGGGTATCTCTTCGTGGTCATGGTAGTAGCAGCCTCTGTCAATATATTGGTGATGATCGCCATTTTACGAATCCCGATGCTTCGTcgaaacaaaaacaacatcCTGGTTTTGAATCTGATTATTATGGATCTCTGTACTACTCTAGGCAGTATGCCATTTGCGTTAGCTGACTTATTCTGGACTGGTTATTTCATATGTCACCAACTTCTGTGTCGG GTTCATGGATTTTTTGCTCTTCTCGGGTGTTTTGGGAACTTCTCCGCCATAGTATTGATCTCAATATACAGATGTATCAACATTGTCACAGGTACAAAGTTTACAATCCAGAAGAAACATCTCATCATCATGATCGCTATTGGCTGGTTATGCGCATGTCTGGTCACTATGCCCTCAATCAGCGGTCTGACGTCATCCCCTGCCTACACCCTCGGTACCCATCACTGCACCCCATCATGGGGAGATTCCTGTGCGTTCTACACCATATGCATAGCTATTATGTATCTTGGAACCATCCCTACGCTGATTATTTGTTACGCCCTCATTCAAGTTGAAGTTACCCGGAGCGCTGATCGAGTCGGTAAATACATGAATGAGTCCTGTCGTGCCGACAGCCCAATGGATGACTCAAATAATGGCAGGAAACTAACAGTTGATGAAAGAAATCGCGATTTTACCGAAACGAAAGGTAACGATAAAATGACCAGTGCAATACCGACGATTTCGGAAACCATGCAGTCACGTGGTGGAGGGATATGTCGACGAGGAAGATTCAAAAGTAAAAGGACGCCACCAAGAAGAATCAAGCGTACAGATCGCAAAGTTGCATTGGCAG CCATGTTACTCATTTTGACAACAACAGTATGTTGGACACCATATTTCATCGTTCACTCTTGCCGCTTAAAGATAGATCCAACGCATGCGCAGCAGGTATTTGCCATGTGGGTAGCCTACACCAACGCTGCATTAGACCCTatcatatatacaatattaaaCACGAAGATCAGAAGAGCCGTGTTACAACAGCTCCACCTCTCGCCAAGATGTTGTTAG
- the LOC139980194 gene encoding uncharacterized protein yields the protein MMSPAIALLSLAITTFIVVEGKIHVSLLNRYAFNADTTDAIFFECYVTDSNGGDVNVTVRREIFLKYNNNSNYEPCIVEPISSTLYKVILPNRGDVPAFGAYVMNVSSTTDSTLVRTLLMRSDADILPSNHLLTKTTSRGNTNVTIEMRLTNTSSSVTDLRWRKGGKYISERRGHLTLNISDSKELGIKPSGYYECFFNRKRNNLRHGIQRLIVRGCPDDLWNLPNCNYTCHNCYNGGICDEMTGECICPAGFFGTNCLSACRGGGRFGFNCAFKCNPNSVSPDACREAVICLPDPLGCRCASGFKGYNCSNECDPGTFGANCLQVCRCAGGSPCNIYTGQCKDGCADGYTGRNCQVPPTCKTGYYGNICADKCRCRNNVACDRRSGRCSNEECPSIAPFGVRVISIDGSLNVSWMIPASPFRCGILRFVIYITELQDDSNDTLPNMAVNVTDTSTSSFALHKTQLRAGKKYTFQVTLVSEGGESPFSEISNESTILLPVDGVSPTDNMQTNLIEKALAHPELTIILSGSGLLVLVFVCVIIVLERKLSPIRNSEGTTADNNVYLVPREIRATSQVTGLSCQPLENNEENAGNSGPNPWEYHRTSKGTSDGLAESSIQRQATNDYENIVSRSKNRVYEAPNDQLEFAGGSSIKHDLPTWSTRDNDRVCKEGIGAEYTHGIVIETGEPNPICRTDFVEFYHWERKGDFSQLVEEFKLLTQQTNSIQDGTSAIGMQDINAGKNRFRAIVPPDNVRPSLEQKGQLGGKQYINATLYTDPNSGYECIATQSPLPETFEDFWKLVYTWKCPTIIMLNETTISKETQCHQYWVDNGSVHYGKMTAQCTSTEISDQYIHRQFKLSKYRSKGSHNVEQYQLVGWPSSVKEDLELLVNVIKETCSESFKGGDTQGPLLIHCIDGVGRSGIFMAVRSEFDRLQKQGNINVFDTVKNMRKQNQLFLTNQEHYFLSYGIIASSLEMDEYSVI from the exons gGAAAATACACGTGAGTTTGCTGAACAGATACGCGTTCAATGCTGATACCACTGACGCGATATTCTTTGAGTGTTACGTAACTGACTCAAACGGAGGGGATGTTAATGTGACCGTACGTAGAGAAATCTTCctgaaatataacaataatagcAATTACGAACCTTGTATTGTTGAACCAATTTCAAGCACATTATATAAAGTAATCCTCCCAAATCGAGGAGATGTCCCTGCTTTTGGAGCTTACGTTATGAATGTCTCGTCGACGACAGATTCTACCCTCGTAAGAACGTTATTAATGAGATCAGATG CCGACATTTTGCCATCTAACCACCTATTGACTAAAACAACCAGCAGAGGAAACACAAACGTAACCATAGAAATGAGACTAACCAATACATCGAGTTCGGTGACAGATTTAAGGTGGAGAAAGGgtggaaaatatatatcagaacGCCGAGGTCATCTTACTTTAAACATATCAGATTCAAAGGAACTAGGAATCAAACCATCTGGTTACTATGAATGTTTTTTCAATCGAAAACGAAACAATCTTCGCCATGGAATTCAAAGATTGATTGTCCGAG GGTGCCCAGACGACCTATGGAATCTCCCTAATTGTAATTATACTTGTCATAATTGCTACAACGGAGGAATTTGCGACGAGATGACTGGTGAATGCATTTGCCCAGCTGGATTCTTTGGAACGAACTGTTTGTCAG CTTGCCGTGGGGGAGGACGATTTGGGTTTAACTGTGCTTTTAAATGCAACCCTAATTCTGTGAGTCCTGACGCTTGTCGGGAAGCTGTTATCTGTTTACCTGATCCGCTGGGATGCCGATGCGCTAGCGGATTCAAAGGTTACAACTGTAGCAACG AATGTGACCCAGGTACGTTTGGCGCTAATTGCCTTCAGGTTTGTCGTTGTGCTGGTGGTTCGCCGTGCAACATTTATACCGGACAATGTAAAGATGGATGCGCCGATGGTTACACGGGGCGAAATTGTCAAG TTCCACCAACGTGCAAAACAGGTTACTATGGAAACATATGTGCTGACAAATGTCGTTGTAGAAATAACGTTGCCTGTGATAGACGAAGTGGAAGATGTTCAAACGAAGAAT GTCCATCAATCGCGCCATTTGGAGTACGCGTAATCAGCATTGACGGAAGTCTGAACGTTTCTTggatg ATACCGGCAAGCCCCTTCAGATGTGGTATTTTACGGTTTGTTATCTACATTACGGAACTACAAGATGATAGTAATGATACACTGCCTAACATGGCGGTAAACGTAACAGACACTTCGACTTCTAGCTTCGCTCTCCACAAAACTCAACTAAGAGCTGGAAAAAAATACACCTTTCAAGTTACCCTGGTGTCTGAAGGAGGTGAAAGTCCTTTCAGTGAGATTTCGAACGAATCGACAATACTTTTACCAGTCGATG GCGTCTCTCCTACAGACAATATGCAGACAAACTTGATAGAGAAAGCGCTGGCACATCCTGAGCTTACAATAATTCTGTCTGGTAGCGGTTTGCTAGTTCTCGTTTTCGTTTGCGTCATTATTGTTTTGGAGAG GAAACTTTCTCCAATAAGGAACTCCGAGGGAACAACAGCGGATAATAATGTGTATTTGGTACCACGTGAAATTAGAG CAACGTCACAGGTCACGGGGTTAAGCTGTCAACCTCTCGAGAATAATGAAGAAAATGCTGGCAATAGTGGACCTAACCCTTGGGAGTATCATAGAACGTCGAAAGGGACATCAGACGGTCTCGCCGAGTCTTCCATCCAGAGACAAGCTACAAATgattatgaaaatattgttaGTCGTAGTAAGAACCGGGTTTATGAAGCCCCCAATGACCAGTTAGAGTTTGCTGGTGGCTCTTCGATAAAACACGATTTACCCACTTGGTCAACACGTGATAATGATAGGGTGTGCAAGGAGGGCATCGGCGCGGAATACACACACGGAATAGTGATTGAAACGGGTGAACCCAATCCTATCTGCAGAACTGATTTTGTAGAATTTTATCACTGGGAAAGAAAAGGAGATTTTTCACAGTTGGTGGAGGAATTCAAG TTGTTGACACAACAGACGAATTCAATCCAAGACGGAACAAGTGCGATTGGAATGCAAGACATTAACGCTGGAAAGAACAGATTTCGTGCTATCGTTCCTC CGGATAACGTTCGACCCAGCTTAGAACAGAAAGGGCAATTGGGAGGAAAACAGTACATAAATGCAACTCTCTATACT GACCCAAACAGTGGATATGAATGCATTGCCACGCAAAGTCCATTACCGGAGACCTTCGAGGACTTTTGGAAGCTTGTGTACACTTGGAAATGTCCGACCATAATAATGCTGAACGAAACAACCATTTCGAAAGAA ACGCAGTGTCATCAGTATTGGGTTGATAATGGCTCAGTTCATTACGGTAAAATGACAGCCCAATGCACCAGTACAGAGATCTCGGATCAGTACATCCATAGACAGTTTAAACTCTCCAAGTACcggtcaaag GGTTCTCACAATGTTGAGCAATACCAGTTAGTTGGATGGCCAAGCTCTGTGAAAGAGGATTTAGAACTACTTGTAAATGTTATAAAGGAAACCTGTTCTGAATCATTCAAGGGAGGAGACACCCAAGGTCCTCTTCTGATTCATTGTAT AGATGGGGTTGGCAGGAGTGGAATCTTTATGGCAGTCAGAAGTGAATTTGATCGTCTCCAGAAGCAAGGAAACATTAATGTCTTCGATACAGTAAAGAACATGAGAAAGCAAAACCAGTTGTTCTTAACAAATCAG GAACATTATTTCTTGTCTTATGGGATCATCGCAAGTTCTCTGGAAATGGACGAGTACAGCGTGATTTAG